The proteins below are encoded in one region of Belonocnema kinseyi isolate 2016_QV_RU_SX_M_011 chromosome 1, B_treatae_v1, whole genome shotgun sequence:
- the LOC117173316 gene encoding 40S ribosomal protein S8: MGISRDHWHKRRATGGKRKPLRKKRKFELGRPAANTKLGPQRIHTVRTRGGNKKYRALRLDTGNFSWGSEGRARKTRIIDVVYNASNNELVRTKTLVKNAIVTIDATPFRQWYESHYAIPLGRKRGAKLTEAEEEILNKPKSKKCAAKYKARQKSAKVEPAVEEQFGTGRVLACVSSRPGQCGRADGYILEGKELEFYMRKIKSKKSK, translated from the exons ATGG gtatttCCCGTGATCACTGGCATAAAAGGCGTGCCACTGGTGGCAAACGAAAGCCGCTAAGAAAGAAGAGGAAGTTTGAATTAGGACGTCCAGCAGCCAATACCAAACTTGGTCCTCAAAGAATTCACACc gTCCGCACACGAGGTGGAAACAAAAAATACAGGGCTCTTCGTCTCGATACGGGAAATTTCTCTTGGGGATCGGAAGGTCGTGCGCGAAAAACTCGTATCATCGATGTCGTTTATAACGCGTCGAACAACGAGTTGGTGCGAACCAAAACCctcgtcaaaaatgcaattgtgacGATTGATGCCACGCCTTTCAGACAATGGTATGAGTCCCATTACGCGATTCCTCTGGGCCGCAAACGGGGAGCAAAACTG aCTGAAGCCGAGGAGGAAATTTTGAACAAGCCGAAGTCGAAGAAATGCGCCGCCAAGTACAAGGCGAGGCAAAAGTCTGCAAAAGTTGAACCGGCTGTTGAAGAACAGTTTGGAACTGGAAGAGTTCTcg ctTGCGTTTCGAGTAGACCCGGACAGTGCGGTCGAGCCGACGGCTACATTTTGGAAGGAAAGGAACTCGAATTCTACATGAGGAAGATCAAGAGTAAGAAGTCGaagtaa